One window of Desulfobacca acetoxidans DSM 11109 genomic DNA carries:
- the carB gene encoding carbamoyl-phosphate synthase large subunit, which translates to MPKRTDIKKILIIGSGPIIISQACEFDYSGVQACKALKEEGFEVVLINSNPATIMTDPEIADRTYIEPITPEMVCKIIERERPDAILPTLGGQTGLNCAVAVADTGILKRLGVEMIGASPEVIKKAEDRQLFRDAMANINLRVPTSVIVRSMAEVLEAPEVLSYPIIVRPSFTLGGTGGGIAYNLEDLKELSAYGLEASMIQEVMLEESVLGWKEFELEVMRDVKDNVVIICSIENLDPMGVHTGDSITVAPAQTLSDREYQRMRDASLAIIREIGVETGGSNIQFAVQPQTGEMVVIEMNPRVSRSSALASKATGFPIAKIAAKLAVGFTLDEIPNDITKETYASFEPSIDYCVVKIPRWTFEKFPGAEDLLTTSMKSVGEVMAIGRTFKEALQKGLRSLEISRFGLGADGKDIKEQPWEIMLDRLRTPNSQRLFYLRQAFRQGMSIPEVYELTKIDSWFLSQIRDMVQFSDELASYGILLQQGREGPHLAEMLRRAKEFGFSDVQLAHLWGLTEEKIRRLRLDYDIRPVYKLVDTCAAEFEAYTPYYYSTYEVEDESRRSERSKVVILGGGPNRIGQGIEFDYCCCHASFALKEMGIESIMVNSNPETVSTDYDTSDKLFFEPLTREDVLNIIASEKPLGLIVQFGGQTPLNLAVPLAQAGAKILGTSPDAIDRAEDRERFKRLLSGLKLRQPDNGTAASTAQALKIAKQIGYPVVVRPSYVLGGRAMQIVADDRVLANFMSWALEASPEHPILIDKFLEDAIEVDVDAIADGKTTIIGGIMEHIEEAGIHSGDSACVLPPYSLPPAILKEITRQTQALAAELGVVGLMNIQFAVKDGQVYILEVNPRASRTIPFVSKATGVPLAKLATKVMLGATLDELGFTRQAKPPYFAVKEAVFPFRRFPGVDPLLGPEMRSTGEVMGLDENFALSFAKSQIAAGQQLPLEGGVLFSVKNSDKPALLEIVRGFQKLGFELLATQGTADYLCQHGVKVAMVHKIRAGRPNIIDRIKSQDIALLINTPQGRYTTDDSFSIRRTALEYDIPYTTTIAAARATLEAIRAVKTGQLTVKSLQEYHTSLK; encoded by the coding sequence ATGCCCAAACGTACCGACATTAAAAAAATTCTTATCATCGGCTCCGGGCCGATTATTATTTCTCAGGCGTGTGAATTCGACTACTCCGGCGTCCAGGCCTGCAAGGCCCTCAAGGAAGAGGGTTTTGAAGTAGTACTGATTAATTCCAACCCGGCTACGATCATGACCGACCCGGAGATTGCCGACCGCACGTATATCGAGCCGATAACGCCGGAGATGGTCTGTAAGATCATCGAACGGGAGCGGCCTGACGCCATCCTGCCGACCTTAGGTGGCCAGACCGGGCTCAACTGTGCCGTGGCCGTGGCCGACACCGGCATCCTCAAGCGGTTGGGTGTAGAGATGATCGGGGCCAGCCCGGAAGTGATCAAAAAAGCGGAAGACCGGCAGCTTTTCCGGGACGCCATGGCCAACATCAATCTCAGGGTCCCCACCAGCGTTATCGTCCGCTCCATGGCTGAGGTCCTTGAGGCTCCCGAAGTTCTTAGCTATCCCATCATTGTCCGGCCCAGTTTCACCCTGGGCGGCACTGGCGGCGGCATCGCCTATAATCTGGAGGATCTGAAAGAACTGTCGGCCTATGGGTTGGAGGCCAGCATGATTCAAGAGGTCATGTTGGAAGAGTCGGTATTGGGTTGGAAGGAGTTTGAGTTGGAGGTGATGCGGGACGTCAAAGATAACGTTGTCATCATCTGCTCCATTGAGAACCTGGATCCGATGGGCGTCCACACCGGCGATTCCATTACCGTGGCGCCGGCCCAGACTTTGAGCGATCGGGAATATCAGAGAATGCGGGATGCCTCTCTGGCCATCATCCGCGAGATCGGGGTAGAGACCGGCGGTTCCAATATCCAGTTCGCCGTCCAGCCGCAGACCGGAGAGATGGTAGTCATCGAGATGAACCCGAGGGTTTCCCGTTCCTCGGCCCTGGCCTCCAAGGCCACCGGCTTTCCTATCGCCAAGATAGCCGCCAAACTGGCGGTCGGATTTACCCTGGATGAGATCCCCAACGATATCACCAAAGAGACCTACGCTTCCTTCGAGCCCAGCATCGATTATTGTGTAGTTAAAATCCCCCGCTGGACCTTTGAGAAGTTCCCCGGCGCCGAAGATTTACTGACTACCTCCATGAAGTCGGTGGGCGAGGTCATGGCAATCGGCCGCACCTTCAAGGAGGCCTTGCAGAAAGGATTGCGCTCCCTGGAGATCTCCCGCTTCGGTTTAGGCGCCGACGGCAAGGATATCAAGGAACAGCCCTGGGAAATCATGCTTGACAGACTGCGCACCCCGAATTCGCAGCGCCTGTTCTATCTACGCCAGGCCTTCCGGCAGGGGATGTCTATTCCCGAGGTCTATGAACTGACCAAGATCGATTCCTGGTTTTTATCTCAGATCAGGGACATGGTGCAATTCAGCGATGAACTGGCCTCCTATGGAATCCTGCTGCAACAGGGGCGGGAGGGACCGCACCTGGCGGAGATGCTGCGGCGAGCCAAGGAATTTGGCTTTTCCGACGTCCAGTTAGCCCACCTTTGGGGATTAACGGAAGAAAAAATCCGCCGACTCCGGTTGGACTACGATATCAGACCGGTCTACAAATTGGTCGACACCTGCGCCGCGGAGTTTGAGGCCTATACGCCTTATTATTATTCCACCTATGAGGTGGAAGATGAAAGCCGCCGGAGCGAGCGGTCCAAGGTGGTGATCTTGGGCGGTGGTCCCAACCGTATCGGCCAGGGTATCGAATTCGACTATTGCTGCTGCCACGCCTCCTTTGCCTTAAAAGAAATGGGGATTGAGTCGATTATGGTCAACTCCAATCCCGAGACGGTGAGCACCGATTACGACACTTCCGATAAACTGTTTTTCGAACCCCTGACCCGGGAGGACGTCCTCAACATCATCGCCAGCGAGAAGCCCCTGGGCCTCATTGTCCAGTTCGGCGGCCAGACGCCCTTGAATCTGGCAGTTCCGCTTGCCCAGGCCGGAGCGAAGATTTTGGGAACCTCTCCGGACGCCATTGACCGCGCCGAGGATCGGGAGCGTTTTAAGCGCCTGTTGTCCGGTTTAAAACTGCGGCAGCCGGACAACGGCACCGCCGCCAGCACGGCCCAGGCCTTAAAGATCGCCAAGCAGATCGGCTATCCGGTGGTGGTGCGGCCGTCGTATGTCTTGGGGGGACGGGCCATGCAGATTGTCGCCGATGATCGGGTTCTGGCCAACTTCATGAGTTGGGCCCTCGAGGCGTCGCCGGAGCATCCCATTCTGATCGACAAGTTTTTAGAAGACGCTATTGAAGTGGACGTAGACGCCATCGCCGACGGGAAGACCACCATCATCGGCGGCATCATGGAGCATATTGAAGAGGCCGGCATCCATTCAGGGGACTCGGCCTGCGTCTTGCCGCCGTATTCCCTGCCTCCGGCCATCCTGAAAGAAATTACCCGCCAGACCCAAGCCCTGGCGGCGGAGTTGGGTGTGGTGGGTTTGATGAACATCCAGTTTGCCGTCAAAGACGGCCAGGTCTATATCCTGGAGGTCAACCCCCGGGCCTCCCGGACCATTCCTTTTGTCAGCAAGGCCACCGGCGTACCGCTGGCCAAACTGGCCACGAAGGTGATGCTTGGAGCTACTTTAGATGAACTCGGCTTCACCCGCCAGGCAAAACCGCCGTACTTTGCGGTAAAAGAGGCGGTCTTCCCTTTCCGCCGCTTTCCAGGTGTGGACCCGCTCCTAGGTCCGGAGATGCGCTCTACCGGCGAAGTCATGGGTTTAGATGAGAACTTTGCCTTGAGCTTTGCTAAATCCCAGATAGCGGCAGGGCAACAACTGCCTTTAGAGGGGGGAGTGCTCTTCAGCGTTAAAAATTCGGACAAACCTGCCCTGCTCGAAATCGTTCGGGGATTTCAAAAATTGGGGTTTGAACTCCTGGCTACCCAAGGGACGGCGGATTATCTTTGCCAGCATGGGGTTAAGGTTGCCATGGTTCATAAGATACGGGCCGGGCGGCCGAATATCATCGATCGGATCAAGAGCCAGGACATCGCCCTGCTGATTAACACGCCCCAGGGACGTTATACTACCGACGATTCCTTCTCCATCCGCCGGACCGCCCTGGAATACGACATTCCTTACACTACCACCATTGCCGCCGCCAGGGCCACCCTCGAGGCCATCCGGGCCGTCAAGACCGGCCAGCTAACCGTCAAAAGCCTACAGGAGTATCATACGTCCCTGAAATAG
- the csrA gene encoding carbon storage regulator CsrA, with protein MLIFTRRIGESIRIGHDIRVRIIDIKGKQVRLGIEAPPEVIVHREEIYLRINETNAQSHENAGGDPVPD; from the coding sequence GTGCTAATTTTCACGCGCAGAATAGGAGAGTCAATCCGTATCGGCCATGATATTCGAGTCAGAATAATTGATATCAAAGGAAAACAGGTGCGTTTGGGTATTGAAGCACCCCCGGAAGTGATCGTTCACCGCGAAGAGATATATCTCCGTATCAACGAAACCAACGCCCAATCCCATGAAAATGCGGGCGGAGACCCCGTGCCGGATTAA
- a CDS encoding ROK family protein: protein MVQQRITAEPESLVMAGDLGGTNFRLALVTRTGEIIRRLTLPTPKGKGADHLLDRMAAAILGLMEEEGIIPGRLQAVGMGIAGLIQPDKGRVVKSPNIPELDWIWLGPELRRRLPWPVTIDNDANLFALGEHYQGAGRGEDNLLGLTLGTGVGGGLILNGRLWQGAGGPSAEVGHITIDPEGERCSCGNQGCLETLASATWTVRWTAERLAAGQKSLLQKNWRENPEGLSALTIYQAATAGDALAQKAFQRVGRALGIAIADVVHLLGIPLIIIGGNFAQSWDRFIGPLREELERRLTFFPAAKLVIRPAALGDNGGLLGAARLAWMQVSC from the coding sequence ATGGTGCAGCAAAGAATCACGGCAGAACCAGAATCCCTGGTTATGGCCGGAGACCTGGGGGGAACGAACTTCCGTCTGGCCTTGGTGACCAGGACTGGGGAGATTATCCGACGTCTGACTCTGCCAACCCCCAAGGGTAAGGGCGCCGATCACCTTCTAGACCGGATGGCTGCCGCCATATTAGGCCTGATGGAAGAGGAAGGCATTATTCCAGGGCGCCTTCAAGCCGTTGGAATGGGGATAGCCGGTCTCATCCAACCAGATAAAGGACGGGTAGTGAAATCCCCTAATATTCCCGAATTGGACTGGATCTGGCTTGGACCGGAACTCAGGCGGCGGTTGCCTTGGCCGGTAACCATAGACAACGACGCTAATCTCTTTGCCCTGGGCGAACATTACCAGGGAGCTGGCCGCGGCGAGGACAACCTGTTGGGCCTCACTCTGGGAACCGGCGTCGGCGGCGGCTTAATCCTGAACGGCAGGCTCTGGCAGGGGGCCGGCGGCCCTTCAGCAGAGGTCGGCCATATTACCATCGACCCGGAAGGCGAGCGCTGTTCCTGTGGCAACCAGGGTTGCCTGGAGACCTTGGCTTCAGCCACCTGGACGGTGAGATGGACAGCCGAACGCTTGGCTGCCGGACAAAAATCCCTGCTCCAAAAAAACTGGCGGGAAAATCCCGAGGGACTCTCAGCCTTGACGATTTATCAGGCTGCGACTGCCGGAGATGCCCTGGCGCAAAAAGCCTTTCAGCGGGTCGGCCGAGCCCTGGGAATTGCCATAGCCGATGTGGTGCACCTCCTGGGCATCCCTTTGATCATTATTGGCGGCAACTTCGCCCAGTCTTGGGATCGATTCATCGGTCCACTGAGAGAAGAGTTGGAACGAAGACTCACGTTCTTCCCAGCGGCTAAGCTAGTCATTCGACCCGCGGCCTTGGGCGATAATGGCGGCCTCTTGGGCGCCGCCAGGCTGGCGTGGATGCAGGTTTCCTGCTAA
- a CDS encoding L-threonylcarbamoyladenylate synthase — MAQVLIWRGPVDDRILDPALPTLQEGGVIACPTETYYALAVDAFQESALHRLLQLKKRPRSKGLLVLLADLQMLDLVAAEVPSLAQRLMAQFWPGPLTLILKARPDLPKALTGGDNTIGVRVSSHPLAQHLPQMYGRPVTGTSANLSGQAPMISASQIEQELGAQIDLILKNSPCGGGLPSTILNITCKPPLLVRAGAVSLEHLEECIGVIRGL, encoded by the coding sequence ATGGCACAGGTTCTGATCTGGCGAGGTCCGGTAGATGATAGAATCTTGGATCCGGCATTGCCGACGCTTCAGGAGGGGGGCGTTATTGCGTGCCCTACTGAAACATATTACGCCCTGGCCGTGGATGCTTTCCAGGAGTCGGCCTTGCATCGACTCCTCCAGCTCAAGAAAAGGCCGAGGTCTAAGGGACTGCTCGTGCTGTTGGCTGATCTGCAGATGCTGGATCTGGTAGCAGCAGAAGTTCCATCACTAGCCCAACGACTGATGGCGCAGTTTTGGCCCGGCCCGCTCACCCTCATATTGAAAGCCCGGCCAGATTTGCCCAAGGCCCTGACTGGTGGAGATAATACTATCGGGGTGCGGGTATCGAGCCATCCCCTGGCGCAACATCTGCCGCAGATGTATGGTCGCCCCGTCACCGGAACCAGCGCCAATCTTTCAGGACAGGCGCCAATGATCAGTGCCTCGCAGATAGAGCAGGAACTAGGCGCGCAGATTGATCTAATCCTAAAAAACAGCCCCTGCGGCGGCGGCTTGCCGTCAACCATCCTTAATATTACCTGCAAGCCTCCTCTTTTAGTACGAGCCGGCGCCGTCAGCCTGGAGCACCTCGAAGAATGCATCGGTGTAATCAGAGGCTTATAA